A genomic region of Metopolophium dirhodum isolate CAU chromosome 1, ASM1992520v1, whole genome shotgun sequence contains the following coding sequences:
- the LOC132932895 gene encoding uncharacterized protein LOC132932895, giving the protein MNGDNFKEWFEAILPRLEPNAIIVMDNAPYHSVKLEKYPSTRWNKAQLSEWLQSKGVILDRPFLKHELMAKVREIPRNKSYVIDKIAEDAGHTVLRLPLYHCEFNPIELAWAMVKGYAKRENTSFKIDDVR; this is encoded by the coding sequence ATGAATGGTGATAATTTCAAGGAATGGTTTGAGGCTATTCTACCTCGACTTGAACCTAATGCCATCATTGTAATGGACAACGCACCATACCATTCCGTCAAATTGGAAAAATATCCAAGTACGCGTTGGAATAAAGCCCAATTATCGGAGTGGCTTCAATCAAAAGGTGTTATTCTTGACAGACCATTTTTGAAGCATGAACTGATGGCCAAAGTACGCGAAATACCACGTAATAAATCTTACGTAATCGATAAAATTGCAGAAGACGCAGGCCACACTGTACTCCGATTACCACTTTATCATTGCGAATTTAATCCAATTGAATTGGCATGGGCTATGGTAAAAGGTTACGCGAAACGCGAAAACACATCGTTTAAGATCGACGATGTTCGCTAA
- the LOC132932896 gene encoding uncharacterized protein LOC132932896, with protein MNSSEKVELILIFGECNRNSRQAARVYADRYPNRYHPHHNYVVRLLRGLSENGQFPSNEIRQRQPRPNNFDEDTELQVMAYIRAYPRSSIRHVSREIGVSVVAVHTILKKNKMHAYKPEFVQHLRIGDSERRLQLLSWFSVQFEIDNLFYKNILWTDESKFTNNGTVWGVNVWCGLIGRILLGPYFYDGTLSGRRYLDFLVNQLPLLLEDVSLATRENMYFQQDGAPAHNAIIVKNYSNKFFPNRWIGTHGVIPWPARSPDLTPLDFFLWGHLKNVEYEDPPINLQDLKNKIRLACSNLRREQINAATSTELLKRLESCLEHQGGNFEQFIR; from the exons atgaatagcAGTGAAAAAGTCGAACTTATTCTTATTTTTGGTGAATGTAATCGTAATTCTCGACAAGCAGCTCGGGTGTACGCAGATCGATATCCAAATAGGTATCATCCACATCATAATTATGTCGTTAGACTTTTACGTGGATTAAGTGAAAACGGTCAATTTCCTAGCAATGAAATCAGACAACGGCAGCCTAGACcaaataattttgatgaagaCACTGAATTGCAGGTAATGGCCTACATACGTGCTTATCCACGATCATCAATAAGACATGTATCTCGTGAAATTGGTGTGTCAGTTGTTGCagtacatacaattttgaaaaaaaacaaaatgcacGCATATAAACCCGAGTTTGTTCAACATTTACGAATCGGAGATTCTGAACGTAGATTACAATTGTTGTCATGGTTTAGCGTTCAATTTGAAAtcgacaatttattttataaaaatattttgtggacTGATGAATCTAAATTCACAAACAATGGT ACAGTTTGGGGTGTAAATGTGTGGTGTGGATTAATTGGTAGAATACTTTTAGGTCCTTATTTTTACGATGGAACACTTTCAGGTAGAAGATATCTAGATTTTCTTGTTAATCAATTACCGTTACTGCTAGAAGATGTTTCATTAGCCACGCgggaaaatatgtattttcaacAAGACGGTGCACCAGCACACAACGCCatcattgttaaaaattattcaaataaattttttcctaACCGATGGATTGGTACCCATGGAGTAATTCCATGGCCAGCAAGATCTCCAGACTTGACCccattggatttttttttatgggggcatttaaaaaatgttgaatatgaAGATCCACCTATTAATCTCcaagatttaaaaaacaaaatacgacTGGCTTGTAGTAATTTGAGAAGAGAACAAATAAACGCTGCCACATCAACGGAATTATTAAAACGTTTGGAATCATGTTTGGAACATCAAGGTGGAAACTTCGAACAATTTATTAGATAG